Proteins encoded by one window of Acuticoccus sp. MNP-M23:
- the rpoC gene encoding DNA-directed RNA polymerase subunit beta', whose product MKQEVMNLFNNQAPTQTFDRIRISIASPEKIRSWSFGEIKKPETINYRTFKPERDGLFCARIFGPIKDYECLCGKYKRMKFKGVICEKCGVEVTLSRVRRERMGHIELAAPVAHIWFLKSLPSRIGLLLDMTLKDLERVLYFESYIVTDPGMVTDIKARQLLSEDEFLDLQDTHGESFTALIGAEAIRELLLQLDLERERETLRKEIAEATTELKPKKLAKRLKIVDGFLESGNKPEWMIMQVIPVIPPDLRPLVPLDGGRFATSDLNDLYRRVINRNNRLKRLIELRAPDIIIRNEKRMLQESVDALFDNGRRGRVITGANKRPLKSLSDMLKGKQGRFRQNLLGKRVDYSGRSVIVVGPELKLHQCGLPKKMALELFKPFIYSRLDAKGYSSTVKQAKKLVEKEKPEVWDILDEVIREHPVLLNRAPTLHRLGIQAFEPKLIEGKAIQLHPLVCTAFNADFDGDQMAVHVPLSLEAQLEARVLMMSTNNILHPANGQPIIVPSQDIVLGLYYLSIMAEGEPGEGMTFGSIAELQHAIDNKIVTVHSKVKVRYKTKDEDGNDLIQLHETTPGRALIGDLLPRSPKVPFEVVNQLMTKKNVSKVIDAVYRGTGQKETVMFCDRVMTLGFTNAFKAGISFGKDDMVIPDSKYDVVNETAELAKEYEQQYNEGLITQGEKYNKVIDAWAKCTDRVAAAMMERISAVEKDPDTGRTKQMNSVYMMSHSGARGSPTQMRQLAAMRGLMAKPSGEIIETPITSNFKEGLTVLEYFNSTHGARKGLADTALKTANSGYLTRRLVDVAQDAIISEVDCGSKRGITMEPIVDAGQVIATLGSRVLGRTAAEDVKDPVTGEVIAKKGTLLDEKDIEVIEAAKLQSLKIRSVLTCETRNGVCGSCYGRDLARGTPVNMGEAVGVIAAQSIGEPGTQLTMRTFHVGGTAQVVDSSFIESSHEGKVEVRNRNLVRDSDKNLMVMGRNVQIAIIDTDGSERATYKVPYGAKLHLDDGDSISRGMRIAEWDPYTRPILTEVNGVIDFEDLVEGISVLEAADEATGITKRVVTDWRTHTRGSSLRPAVVVKGKDGELLKLPRGGDARYLLSVDTVLSVDTGAKVHAGDVLARIPLESAKTRDITGGLPRVAELFEARRPKDNAVIAEMDGTIRFGKDFKNKRRIIIDPPADSGLEPIEYMVPKGKHIHLQDGDPIEKGDYILDGNPAPHDILAIHGVEALAAYLVNEIQGVYRLQGVGINDKHIEVIVRQMLQKVEINDPGDSDLLNNEQLDRLELQELNDDLKADGKKPATGVPVLLGITKASLQTRSFISAASFQETTRVLTEASVSGKADQLEGLKENVIVGRLIPAGTGGMISRIREVAAKRDDLIEEANRDAAQATESAAMLADLREQEAQPGE is encoded by the coding sequence ATGAAGCAGGAAGTGATGAACCTGTTCAACAATCAGGCGCCTACCCAGACGTTCGATCGGATCCGGATCTCCATCGCGAGCCCCGAGAAGATCCGGTCCTGGTCGTTCGGTGAGATCAAGAAGCCTGAGACCATCAACTACCGCACGTTCAAGCCCGAGCGGGACGGCCTGTTCTGCGCGCGCATCTTCGGTCCGATCAAGGACTATGAGTGCCTGTGCGGCAAGTACAAGCGGATGAAGTTCAAGGGCGTCATCTGCGAAAAGTGCGGCGTGGAAGTCACCCTGTCGCGCGTCCGGCGCGAGCGGATGGGCCACATCGAGCTTGCCGCTCCGGTCGCGCACATCTGGTTCCTGAAGTCGCTGCCGTCCCGCATCGGCCTTCTGCTCGACATGACGCTGAAGGACCTCGAGCGCGTCCTCTACTTCGAGTCCTACATTGTGACTGACCCCGGCATGGTGACGGACATCAAGGCGCGCCAGCTCCTGTCCGAGGACGAGTTCCTCGACCTGCAGGACACCCACGGCGAGAGCTTCACCGCGCTGATCGGCGCCGAGGCGATCCGCGAACTCCTCCTTCAGCTCGATCTGGAGCGGGAGCGCGAGACCCTGCGCAAGGAGATCGCCGAGGCCACCACCGAGCTGAAGCCGAAGAAGCTCGCCAAGCGCCTCAAGATCGTCGACGGCTTCCTTGAGTCCGGCAACAAGCCGGAATGGATGATCATGCAGGTCATTCCGGTGATCCCGCCGGACCTGCGCCCGCTCGTCCCGCTGGACGGCGGCCGCTTCGCCACGTCCGACCTCAACGACCTTTACCGCCGCGTCATCAACCGCAACAACCGCCTGAAGCGCCTCATCGAGCTTCGTGCGCCGGACATCATCATCCGCAACGAAAAGCGGATGCTGCAGGAGTCGGTCGACGCCCTGTTCGACAATGGCCGTCGCGGCCGCGTCATCACGGGTGCCAACAAGCGCCCGCTGAAGTCGCTGTCGGACATGCTGAAGGGCAAGCAGGGCCGCTTCCGCCAGAACCTCCTCGGCAAGCGCGTCGACTATTCGGGCCGTTCGGTCATCGTGGTGGGTCCGGAGCTGAAGCTTCACCAATGCGGCCTGCCGAAGAAGATGGCGCTCGAGCTGTTCAAGCCGTTCATCTACTCGCGGCTCGACGCCAAGGGTTATTCGTCCACCGTCAAGCAGGCGAAAAAGCTCGTCGAGAAGGAAAAGCCCGAGGTCTGGGATATCCTCGACGAGGTGATCCGCGAGCACCCCGTGCTTTTGAACCGCGCGCCGACGCTCCACCGTCTCGGCATCCAGGCGTTCGAGCCCAAGCTGATCGAGGGCAAGGCGATCCAGCTGCACCCGCTGGTCTGCACCGCCTTCAACGCCGACTTCGACGGCGACCAGATGGCCGTCCACGTTCCGCTGAGTCTCGAGGCCCAGCTGGAAGCGCGCGTCCTGATGATGTCGACCAACAACATCCTGCATCCGGCCAATGGTCAGCCGATCATCGTGCCGTCGCAGGACATCGTTCTGGGTCTCTACTACCTCTCGATCATGGCGGAAGGTGAGCCGGGCGAGGGGATGACCTTCGGCTCCATCGCCGAGCTGCAGCACGCCATCGACAACAAGATCGTCACCGTCCACTCCAAGGTGAAGGTCCGCTACAAGACCAAGGACGAGGACGGCAACGATCTCATCCAGCTGCATGAGACGACGCCGGGCCGCGCCCTCATCGGCGACCTTCTGCCCCGTTCGCCGAAGGTGCCGTTCGAGGTCGTCAACCAGCTGATGACCAAGAAGAACGTCTCCAAGGTGATCGATGCCGTGTACCGCGGCACCGGCCAGAAAGAGACGGTGATGTTCTGCGACCGGGTGATGACGCTCGGCTTCACCAACGCGTTCAAGGCCGGCATCTCGTTCGGCAAGGACGACATGGTCATTCCGGACAGCAAGTACGACGTGGTCAACGAGACCGCCGAGCTCGCGAAGGAATACGAGCAGCAGTACAATGAAGGCCTGATCACCCAGGGCGAGAAGTACAACAAGGTCATCGACGCCTGGGCCAAGTGCACCGACCGCGTTGCCGCGGCCATGATGGAGCGCATCTCCGCGGTGGAGAAGGACCCGGACACGGGCCGCACCAAGCAGATGAACTCGGTCTACATGATGAGCCACTCCGGTGCACGTGGCTCGCCCACCCAGATGCGTCAGCTCGCCGCCATGCGCGGCCTGATGGCAAAGCCGTCGGGCGAGATCATCGAGACGCCGATTACCTCGAACTTCAAAGAGGGTCTCACCGTGCTGGAGTACTTCAACTCCACCCACGGTGCGCGTAAGGGCCTTGCCGACACCGCGCTCAAGACCGCCAACTCCGGTTACCTCACGCGCCGTCTGGTCGACGTCGCGCAGGACGCGATCATCTCCGAGGTCGATTGCGGCTCCAAGCGCGGCATCACCATGGAGCCGATCGTAGACGCCGGTCAGGTCATCGCCACGCTGGGCAGCCGCGTTCTGGGCCGTACCGCGGCAGAGGACGTGAAAGACCCCGTGACCGGCGAAGTGATCGCCAAGAAGGGGACGCTGCTCGACGAGAAGGACATCGAGGTCATCGAGGCGGCCAAGCTCCAGTCGCTGAAGATCCGCTCGGTGCTCACCTGCGAGACGCGCAACGGCGTCTGCGGCTCCTGCTACGGCCGCGACCTTGCCCGCGGCACGCCGGTCAACATGGGCGAAGCGGTTGGCGTCATTGCCGCGCAGTCCATCGGTGAGCCGGGCACGCAGCTCACCATGCGTACCTTCCACGTCGGCGGTACGGCGCAGGTGGTCGACTCGTCGTTCATCGAGTCCTCCCACGAGGGCAAGGTGGAGGTGCGCAACCGCAACCTGGTGCGCGACTCCGACAAGAACCTCATGGTCATGGGCCGCAACGTCCAGATCGCGATCATCGACACCGACGGTTCCGAGCGCGCCACCTACAAGGTGCCCTACGGCGCGAAGCTGCACCTCGACGATGGCGACAGCATCAGCCGCGGCATGCGGATTGCGGAGTGGGACCCCTACACCCGCCCGATCCTGACCGAGGTGAACGGCGTCATCGACTTCGAGGATCTCGTCGAGGGCATCTCCGTGCTGGAAGCCGCCGACGAGGCGACCGGCATCACCAAGCGCGTGGTCACCGACTGGCGGACCCACACCCGCGGCTCCTCGCTGCGGCCTGCGGTGGTGGTGAAGGGCAAGGACGGCGAGCTGCTCAAGCTGCCGCGCGGCGGTGATGCGCGTTACCTGCTCTCGGTCGACACCGTGCTTTCGGTCGACACCGGTGCCAAGGTCCATGCCGGTGACGTGCTGGCCCGTATTCCGCTGGAAAGCGCCAAGACGCGTGACATCACCGGCGGTCTGCCGCGTGTTGCCGAGCTGTTCGAGGCGCGTCGTCCGAAGGACAACGCGGTCATCGCCGAGATGGATGGCACCATCCGCTTCGGCAAGGACTTCAAGAACAAGCGGCGGATCATCATCGACCCGCCGGCGGACTCCGGCCTCGAGCCGATCGAGTACATGGTCCCCAAGGGCAAGCACATTCACCTGCAGGATGGCGACCCCATCGAGAAGGGCGACTACATCCTCGACGGCAACCCCGCGCCGCACGACATTCTGGCGATCCACGGCGTGGAGGCTCTGGCGGCCTACCTCGTCAACGAGATCCAGGGCGTCTACCGGCTCCAGGGTGTGGGCATCAACGACAAGCACATCGAAGTGATCGTGCGTCAGATGCTGCAGAAAGTGGAGATCAACGATCCGGGTGATTCGGATCTGCTCAACAACGAGCAGCTCGACCGTCTGGAGCTGCAGGAGCTGAACGACGACCTGAAGGCCGACGGCAAGAAGCCGGCGACCGGCGTGCCTGTCCTTCTGGGCATCACCAAGGCGTCGCTGCAGACCCGCTCGTTCATCTCCGCGGCGTCGTTCCAGGAGACCACGCGTGTCCTCACCGAGGCTTCGGTGTCCGGCAAGGCCGACCAGCTGGAAGGCCTCAAGGAGAACGTCATCGTCGGCCGTCTCATTCCGGCCGGCACGGGCGGCATGATCAGCCGGATCCGCGAAGTTGCGGCCAAGCGCGACGATCTGATCGAGGAGGCCAACCGCGACGCGGCACAAGCCACAGAAAGCGCAGCCATGCTGGCTGACCTGCGCGAGCAAGAAGCCCAGCCGGGCGAGTAA
- a CDS encoding phytanoyl-CoA dioxygenase family protein, with translation MKVQEIVQLPIAAASVLSADKNFGRNPVLGSARLNRAGLHRWRVAAAHRASERRRAALAPMLRPEERAQFEECGFVVRENALPEDLFARLTAELQTVKRAAWEMRQGHAITRIMPLPARGGDTSAAAEARRFLRSPEIRALIGYVAGRTGGYNPVIQTIANNPDPDSPDPQNTLHADTFHPTAKFWLFMHDVALDEGPFSYVPGSHRLTPERLEWEHEQSVVATAAGDGHHSAGSFRMREDLLASLGYGKLMSLPVKGNTLVVADTYGFHARTPTSKPTVRTELHAMLRRNPFTPWNGGDVSELPFVHPRALEWRLAYRKWQWNRGRPHKYADAGLRFAADPSD, from the coding sequence ATGAAAGTTCAAGAGATTGTCCAACTGCCGATTGCGGCCGCGTCGGTCCTTTCCGCTGACAAGAATTTCGGCAGGAACCCGGTTCTTGGCTCTGCGAGGCTGAACAGGGCGGGCCTCCACCGCTGGCGCGTCGCAGCGGCGCACCGGGCCTCCGAACGGCGGCGCGCCGCTCTGGCGCCGATGCTCCGTCCCGAAGAACGCGCGCAGTTCGAGGAATGCGGGTTCGTGGTGCGCGAGAACGCGCTGCCCGAGGATCTGTTCGCCCGGCTTACCGCAGAACTCCAAACCGTGAAGCGTGCGGCCTGGGAGATGCGGCAGGGCCATGCGATCACGCGGATCATGCCGCTGCCGGCTCGCGGGGGCGATACGAGCGCTGCGGCAGAGGCACGCCGCTTCCTGCGCTCGCCGGAAATCAGGGCGCTGATCGGCTACGTGGCCGGCCGGACCGGGGGCTACAACCCTGTGATCCAGACGATCGCCAACAACCCGGACCCCGATTCGCCCGACCCGCAGAACACCCTGCACGCCGACACTTTCCACCCCACGGCGAAATTCTGGCTGTTCATGCACGATGTCGCCCTGGACGAGGGTCCGTTCTCCTACGTGCCCGGCTCCCATCGCCTGACGCCGGAGCGGCTGGAATGGGAGCACGAGCAGTCGGTCGTCGCGACCGCTGCCGGTGACGGCCACCATTCCGCGGGGTCCTTCCGGATGCGCGAGGATCTCCTGGCAAGCCTTGGCTACGGTAAGCTGATGTCGCTCCCGGTGAAGGGGAACACGCTGGTTGTGGCGGACACCTACGGGTTCCACGCCCGCACACCGACCAGCAAACCGACGGTCCGCACCGAATTGCACGCGATGCTCCGCCGCAACCCGTTCACGCCGTGGAATGGGGGTGACGTGTCGGAACTGCCGTTCGTCCACCCGCGCGCCCTCGAATGGCGTCTTGCCTACCGCAAATGGCAGTGGAACCGCGGTAGGCCGCACAAGTACGCGGATGCCGGGCTCCGGTTCGCTGCCGACCCGTCAGACTGA
- a CDS encoding phytanoyl-CoA dioxygenase family protein, with translation MAPRIDPAERAAFDRDGYVIRRNALPPELLDAVRNEIATVPRPVWQMRQGQTVNRVIPLPPRNDGSAIAALARWARSPSVRDLVGYAAGRSGHIVTSLQTVAVDPAAGDADPQADLHADTFHPTAKFWLFLNKVGPEDGPFSYVPGSHILTPERLAWEHEEARNAATKGNRHHAAGSFRLPESELSALGYGPLQMFPVEGNTLVVADTYGFHKRTPSQVSTIRTSLYGVLRRNPFVPWNGLDALDLPVLRHRTMRTHLAMEDRRAKTGKPIVYENAGVILAETPPKPPGI, from the coding sequence TTGGCACCCCGTATTGATCCGGCGGAGCGCGCGGCGTTCGATCGCGACGGCTACGTGATTCGCCGCAACGCGCTGCCGCCGGAGCTTTTGGACGCCGTTCGCAACGAAATTGCGACTGTGCCGCGCCCGGTCTGGCAGATGCGTCAGGGGCAGACGGTCAACAGGGTGATCCCCCTGCCGCCCCGCAACGACGGGAGCGCCATCGCGGCACTTGCCCGCTGGGCGCGGTCACCGTCGGTGCGCGATCTCGTGGGCTACGCCGCCGGGCGTTCGGGCCACATCGTTACGAGCTTGCAGACCGTGGCCGTCGACCCCGCCGCGGGTGACGCCGACCCGCAGGCCGATCTCCACGCCGACACGTTCCACCCGACGGCAAAATTCTGGCTGTTCCTCAACAAGGTCGGCCCGGAAGACGGCCCGTTCTCGTATGTTCCGGGATCGCACATATTGACGCCGGAGCGTCTCGCCTGGGAGCATGAAGAGGCTCGGAACGCGGCAACCAAAGGCAACAGGCACCACGCGGCCGGCTCCTTCCGCCTCCCCGAATCAGAATTGTCGGCGCTGGGGTACGGACCGCTTCAGATGTTCCCGGTCGAGGGCAACACTCTGGTCGTGGCGGACACCTACGGGTTTCACAAGCGCACGCCATCACAGGTGTCGACGATTCGAACTTCCCTTTACGGCGTCTTGCGGCGCAACCCCTTCGTGCCCTGGAACGGCCTCGACGCGCTCGACCTGCCTGTCTTGCGCCATCGCACCATGCGCACGCACCTTGCGATGGAAGACCGCCGTGCCAAGACCGGCAAACCCATCGTCTACGAGAACGCCGGCGTTATTCTGGCCGAAACGCCGCCGAAGCCGCCGGGGATCTGA